A window of the Listeria swaminathanii genome harbors these coding sequences:
- a CDS encoding glycoside hydrolase family 1 protein, with protein sequence MTYKFPENFWWGSAASGPQTEGAADVDGRKPSIWDHWYKIEPGRFFNDVGPTNTSNFYYQYKEDIALMKQTGHNSFRTSIQWSRLIPDGIGEVNPKAVDFYNRVIDEMLANDVEPFMNLYHFDMPMSMQEKGGFESREVVDAYAIFAKTCFELFGDRVKHWFTFNEPIVPVEAGYLYDMHYPNVVDFKRATQVAYHTTLAHALAVKEFHALEIPEGQIGIILNLTPSYPRSQNPADLKAAHIADLIFNRSFLDPVTKGEFPADLVEIIREHDALPEYTEEDLAIIKNNIIDILGVNYYQPRRVKAKEYAAHPDAPFMPEHLFDNYEMPYRKMNPYRGWEIFERAIYDIAINLRDNYDNIPFFISENGMGVEGESRYRNADGMIEDTYRIDFIKSHLKWLHKAIEEGANCHGYHLWTFMDCWSWANAYKNRYGLVEVDLDNDFKRTVKASGHWYKELSENNGFED encoded by the coding sequence ATGACTTATAAATTTCCAGAGAATTTTTGGTGGGGAAGTGCGGCATCCGGCCCACAAACAGAAGGCGCAGCAGATGTAGACGGCAGAAAACCAAGCATTTGGGATCACTGGTATAAAATTGAGCCAGGTCGTTTCTTTAATGATGTAGGACCTACGAACACATCTAATTTTTACTATCAATATAAAGAAGATATTGCTTTGATGAAGCAAACGGGACATAATTCTTTCCGTACGTCGATTCAGTGGTCACGTCTTATTCCAGATGGTATTGGCGAAGTGAACCCGAAAGCAGTTGATTTTTACAATCGTGTTATTGATGAAATGCTTGCAAATGACGTAGAACCATTTATGAATTTATATCATTTTGATATGCCAATGTCGATGCAAGAAAAAGGCGGTTTTGAAAGCCGTGAAGTAGTGGACGCATATGCTATATTTGCGAAAACTTGTTTTGAATTATTTGGTGATCGTGTGAAACATTGGTTTACTTTTAATGAGCCGATTGTTCCGGTTGAAGCGGGCTATTTATACGATATGCACTATCCGAATGTCGTTGATTTTAAACGCGCGACACAAGTTGCTTACCATACTACTTTGGCACACGCGCTTGCTGTGAAAGAATTCCATGCACTGGAAATTCCAGAAGGCCAAATCGGAATCATTTTAAACTTAACACCATCGTATCCAAGAAGCCAAAATCCGGCTGATTTAAAAGCGGCTCATATTGCGGATCTAATTTTCAACCGCAGTTTCCTTGATCCGGTTACAAAAGGGGAATTCCCGGCTGACTTAGTAGAAATTATCCGCGAACATGATGCGCTTCCAGAGTATACGGAAGAAGATTTGGCGATTATTAAAAACAACATTATTGATATTCTTGGTGTGAACTACTACCAACCGCGTCGTGTGAAAGCGAAAGAATACGCGGCTCATCCGGATGCGCCGTTTATGCCAGAACACCTTTTTGATAATTATGAAATGCCTTACCGTAAAATGAATCCGTATCGTGGCTGGGAAATTTTTGAAAGAGCGATTTATGATATTGCGATTAATCTGCGCGACAACTACGATAATATCCCGTTCTTTATTTCCGAAAATGGTATGGGTGTAGAGGGCGAAAGTCGTTATCGTAACGCAGACGGAATGATTGAAGATACGTACCGAATTGACTTCATTAAGAGTCATTTGAAATGGCTTCATAAAGCAATTGAAGAAGGCGCTAACTGCCATGGTTATCACCTTTGGACGTTCATGGATTGCTGGAGCTGGGCGAATGCTTACAAAAATCGTTATGGCTTAGTGGAAGTTGATTTGGATAATGACTTCAAACGTACTGTAAAAGCATCCGGACATTGGTACAAAGAACTTTCAGAAAACAATGGTTTTGAAGACTAA
- a CDS encoding GntR family transcriptional regulator produces MAQNQTKYSFIAEEIRKRIMNHAYPLNQPIPDEITLAKEFDCSRMTMKKALEVLVLEGLLYRKRGHGTFIIKSALDADRLQIHNQEVNGFTKLLNGKKVISKVIEFKVIFPTEEIAERLHIEMETPIYDILRVRLVKDEPYVLEHTYMPVGVIPGINQQILEGSIYSYIQDDLNLKIASSYKQIRADKATLLDQQYLDCASDDPVVEVEQTVYLNNGLAFEFSRSRHRYDKFVFTTVNIARR; encoded by the coding sequence GTGGCTCAGAACCAGACGAAATATAGCTTTATTGCTGAAGAAATCCGCAAAAGAATTATGAATCACGCCTATCCGCTAAATCAACCTATTCCTGATGAGATAACTTTGGCGAAAGAGTTTGATTGTAGTCGAATGACAATGAAAAAGGCGCTTGAAGTACTTGTACTTGAAGGCTTACTATACCGAAAACGCGGACATGGTACTTTCATTATCAAATCGGCGCTGGACGCGGACCGCTTGCAGATTCATAACCAAGAGGTAAATGGCTTCACTAAACTTTTGAACGGCAAGAAAGTTATTAGCAAAGTAATTGAGTTTAAAGTCATTTTTCCAACCGAAGAAATTGCCGAACGTCTTCATATCGAGATGGAAACACCGATTTATGATATTCTTCGGGTTCGGCTAGTGAAAGATGAACCATATGTGCTCGAACACACGTATATGCCAGTTGGCGTTATCCCGGGCATTAATCAGCAAATTTTAGAAGGATCAATTTATTCGTATATTCAAGACGATTTGAACCTGAAAATTGCAAGTTCGTATAAACAAATTCGTGCGGATAAAGCGACACTGCTTGATCAGCAATATCTCGACTGCGCTTCGGATGATCCCGTTGTCGAAGTAGAACAAACCGTTTATTTAAACAATGGTCTCGCGTTTGAATTTTCCAGATCGCGCCACCGTTATGATAAATTCGTGTTTACAACAGTGAATATAGCTAGACGTTAA
- a CDS encoding MucBP domain-containing protein, producing MKKKYFLCVFAVILFFAGFLFGNSPVNAAETDTSNVTYNYIDISTLTETQQNSIINGNPNEALTNDYENYSFVYQKNTSGPTTNTDNTTDHNKHQNGTILKTGDVGPNIYLIILGFILLGISIGLLTLKKRHAKQLLVFLLVFGGSSLLVGSIVQATENSNLKTQESQTVSKGTKESKQPESIAGYTYVGYIHTRKNNTPPVVEKGTVTINYQDEQGNSLATSETLEGYIDQPYQIATKNIEGYQLKEVNGNTTGTFTEKAQVVTYVYQKVPVATVTVKYLDQDGKQIHDSQTINGNIGEPYDASTNKFKLQIDGYTLDTTKLPNKANGTFTNQTTEVTYIYTKEAQDVKITIKFIDRNGNPFVLTDLTTYKNGGLVPVYPNLDQYHMRLNYNQQIYNQGEAVPDIVISAKEGETYSLPERMTFNILDDQGNQIPYVISQNADFGSTGIERWENCQSIPANREGTLTSEDVVVTYQILVYGVMIPEP from the coding sequence ATGAAGAAAAAATACTTTCTTTGCGTATTCGCAGTAATATTATTTTTCGCAGGTTTTCTTTTTGGAAATTCACCGGTGAATGCTGCTGAAACTGATACAAGCAATGTGACGTATAATTACATTGATATTAGCACATTAACGGAAACGCAACAAAATAGTATTATCAATGGGAATCCAAACGAGGCACTTACAAATGATTATGAAAACTATTCCTTTGTGTATCAAAAAAATACTTCAGGACCAACTACAAATACAGATAATACTACTGACCATAATAAGCATCAAAATGGGACAATATTAAAAACCGGAGATGTTGGCCCAAATATTTATTTAATCATTCTAGGATTTATTTTATTAGGAATCAGTATTGGACTTCTTACATTGAAAAAAAGACACGCTAAACAGCTACTAGTATTTCTTCTTGTCTTTGGTGGTAGTAGTTTGTTAGTTGGGTCGATTGTTCAAGCAACAGAAAATAGTAACTTAAAAACCCAAGAATCTCAAACAGTCTCAAAAGGAACGAAAGAATCGAAACAACCTGAATCAATTGCAGGGTATACGTATGTAGGATATATACACACACGTAAAAATAATACACCGCCCGTAGTTGAAAAAGGAACTGTAACTATAAACTATCAGGATGAACAAGGAAATTCGCTGGCAACTAGTGAAACACTTGAAGGCTACATTGACCAACCATATCAGATTGCAACGAAAAATATTGAGGGCTACCAATTAAAAGAAGTGAACGGAAATACAACAGGAACTTTTACAGAAAAAGCGCAAGTTGTTACTTATGTTTATCAAAAAGTACCTGTAGCTACCGTAACTGTTAAGTACCTCGATCAAGATGGAAAACAAATCCATGATTCACAAACAATTAACGGTAATATTGGAGAACCATATGATGCTTCAACAAATAAATTCAAATTACAAATTGATGGATACACATTAGATACAACGAAACTGCCAAACAAAGCAAATGGTACTTTCACTAATCAAACTACAGAAGTAACGTATATCTATACGAAAGAAGCGCAAGATGTTAAAATAACGATTAAATTTATTGATAGGAATGGGAATCCATTTGTTTTAACGGATTTAACAACCTATAAAAACGGCGGGTTAGTACCTGTTTATCCTAATTTAGACCAATATCATATGAGACTAAATTACAATCAACAAATTTATAATCAAGGAGAAGCAGTGCCTGATATTGTTATCTCAGCTAAAGAAGGGGAAACCTATTCGTTACCAGAAAGAATGACCTTTAATATACTGGATGATCAAGGGAACCAAATCCCCTATGTTATTTCGCAAAATGCCGATTTCGGTAGTACCGGGATTGAGAGGTGGGAAAACTGCCAAAGTATACCAGCCAATCGCGAAGGAACACTGACTAGTGAAGATGTGGTGGTTACGTATCAGATACTTGTTTATGGGGTTATGATCCCTGAGCCATAA
- a CDS encoding threonine/serine exporter family protein, with amino-acid sequence MDLVWTIIIQLVLSYVATVTFAIITNVPKRALNACGITGTFGWMAYWTLMQMDSGTGASSLAGAFVVAVLSHFFAKHKKMPITIFNVPGIVPLVPGGLAYQAVRNFVLGDYTEAIGFSVQVTVVAGAIAAGLMLSEVFNHSIRAFRGRKERI; translated from the coding sequence ATGGATTTAGTTTGGACTATTATTATTCAATTAGTGCTGAGTTATGTTGCGACTGTGACGTTTGCGATTATTACAAATGTGCCGAAAAGAGCGCTGAATGCTTGTGGGATTACAGGGACATTTGGTTGGATGGCTTACTGGACTTTGATGCAAATGGATTCTGGGACGGGGGCATCTTCTCTGGCTGGAGCTTTTGTGGTCGCTGTGCTGAGTCACTTTTTTGCGAAACATAAAAAAATGCCGATTACGATATTCAATGTTCCGGGAATTGTGCCACTCGTTCCCGGGGGCCTCGCTTACCAAGCCGTGCGCAATTTTGTGTTAGGTGATTATACGGAAGCGATTGGCTTTTCTGTACAAGTTACAGTGGTTGCTGGCGCGATTGCTGCTGGATTAATGCTCTCGGAGGTTTTTAATCATAGTATCAGAGCGTTCCGTGGTCGTAAAGAACGTATTTAA
- a CDS encoding threonine/serine exporter family protein, with product MSTETTDYLLETCLMAGKIMMESGAEMYRVEDTMNRIATIASNKKGISFVTPTGLFMSLEGERNVQLQQIPTRTINLEKVSMVNEFSRDFAEKRISLQELHTKLVNLDKDVRYFPIWLQIIAASLVSGSLMVIFGGGWFDFIPTCIIGAIGFIIFYYTQIFMKVKFLAEFLASLTVGLLAVLTISIGWGINLDTMIIGGVMPLVPGVPITNAVRDLIAGHLLSGMARGTEALLTSCAIGIGIAVVFRFFL from the coding sequence ATGTCGACGGAAACAACAGATTATTTGCTAGAAACATGCTTAATGGCGGGCAAAATAATGATGGAAAGTGGCGCTGAAATGTATCGCGTAGAAGATACGATGAACCGCATTGCAACCATCGCTAGTAATAAAAAGGGGATTAGTTTCGTGACGCCGACTGGGCTTTTTATGTCGCTTGAAGGAGAACGTAATGTGCAATTACAGCAAATTCCGACAAGAACAATTAATTTAGAAAAAGTATCAATGGTCAATGAATTTTCTAGGGATTTCGCTGAAAAGAGAATTTCCTTGCAAGAATTACATACAAAGCTCGTTAATTTAGATAAAGATGTGCGCTATTTCCCTATTTGGTTGCAGATTATCGCAGCATCACTTGTTAGTGGCTCGTTGATGGTTATTTTTGGTGGCGGTTGGTTTGATTTCATTCCAACTTGTATCATTGGCGCTATCGGTTTTATCATTTTTTATTATACGCAGATTTTTATGAAGGTGAAGTTTTTAGCGGAATTTTTAGCTTCGTTAACGGTTGGTCTCTTAGCTGTTTTGACGATTTCGATTGGTTGGGGGATTAATTTAGATACGATGATTATTGGTGGCGTGATGCCGCTTGTTCCCGGTGTGCCGATTACGAATGCGGTTCGGGATTTGATTGCTGGGCATTTACTTAGCGGGATGGCACGCGGAACAGAAGCGCTACTTACTTCTTGTGCAATAGGAATTGGAATCGCGGTTGTTTTCCGCTTTTTCTTATAA
- a CDS encoding YdbC family protein yields MANIEYEIIEEIGVLSENARGWRKELNKVSWNGRPPKYDIRDWSDDHEKMGKGITLTDEEAEELKKLL; encoded by the coding sequence TTGGCGAATATTGAATATGAAATTATAGAAGAAATTGGCGTATTATCTGAAAATGCACGTGGCTGGCGGAAAGAATTAAATAAAGTGAGCTGGAACGGACGCCCACCGAAATACGATATCCGCGACTGGTCAGACGATCACGAGAAAATGGGCAAAGGGATTACACTAACTGACGAAGAGGCAGAAGAACTAAAAAAACTGTTATAG
- a CDS encoding alpha/beta hydrolase: MFAYDIYEPIGRKDGDTFPVIFALHGFGGDELDMAGRLELLMDRFVVVSMRGDVEYGPTYGFYHMVTEGDPNPREVDYASLRVAQFIDEICNDYVSIDREQVFLAGFDQGAVLTISIMQSYGGQYKAAALLSGRLPYYIEDRPANLMLKDKRIFIGHGIEDAVIQIAEAEDIAKFFENMGCNVEKHSYFIGHNVNEAEEDDLYSWFESFLPNQPVKNK; this comes from the coding sequence ATGTTTGCGTATGATATTTATGAACCAATTGGTAGAAAAGATGGGGACACGTTTCCCGTAATTTTTGCACTCCATGGTTTCGGTGGGGATGAGCTTGATATGGCAGGTCGACTGGAGTTATTAATGGACCGCTTTGTCGTTGTCTCGATGCGAGGCGATGTCGAATATGGTCCAACATATGGCTTTTATCACATGGTAACAGAAGGGGACCCTAATCCGCGTGAGGTGGACTATGCAAGCTTGCGTGTCGCGCAGTTTATTGATGAAATTTGCAATGATTATGTTTCGATTGATCGTGAACAAGTTTTTCTGGCGGGATTTGACCAAGGGGCTGTTTTAACGATTTCAATCATGCAAAGTTACGGTGGCCAATATAAGGCAGCAGCGTTATTAAGTGGTCGTTTGCCATATTATATAGAAGACAGACCGGCTAATTTAATGTTGAAAGATAAGCGTATTTTTATCGGTCATGGTATTGAAGATGCTGTCATTCAAATTGCTGAGGCAGAGGACATTGCTAAATTCTTTGAGAACATGGGTTGTAATGTCGAAAAGCATAGTTATTTTATTGGGCATAATGTTAACGAAGCTGAAGAGGACGACTTATACAGCTGGTTTGAAAGTTTTTTGCCAAACCAACCAGTGAAAAATAAATAA
- a CDS encoding class I SAM-dependent rRNA methyltransferase, whose protein sequence is MKNSIKVKIFPKFTKGYKEGYPLILKERMEKWPKELQEGDVFELTDANGHFVARGYHGEQNKGDGWLFTWDKKEQLDETLLTRLITEAIQKRQFLFADDSTTAFRIFNGEGDGFGGFTADYYDGFLVIQWYSVGVYSFQKMIIDIFLSFPEINGIYEKRRFQEDTKEDFVAGQKATFPLIIKENGINYATYLDDGWMTGIFLDQRDVRRRISEDYSVSKNVLNTFSYTGAFSVAALFGGASKTTSVDVAGRSLSKTKEQMEVNGLDPSGQSIIVEDVFHYFKYAVRKQLTFDLVVVDPPSFARTKKVTFRAAKDYPALLREIIDITAPNGTIIASTNYAGFGMKAFKKMVAEAFETTDRTYKIVESHSLPADFTVNKNFPEGNYLKVLFLTLDI, encoded by the coding sequence ATGAAGAACTCTATAAAAGTAAAGATCTTCCCTAAATTCACAAAAGGCTACAAAGAAGGCTATCCCTTAATTCTTAAAGAACGTATGGAAAAATGGCCGAAAGAGCTTCAAGAAGGCGATGTATTCGAATTAACAGACGCAAACGGCCATTTTGTTGCCAGAGGTTATCACGGCGAACAAAACAAAGGTGACGGCTGGCTGTTTACATGGGATAAAAAAGAACAGCTGGATGAAACTCTATTAACTCGTTTAATCACAGAAGCTATTCAGAAACGCCAATTTTTATTCGCGGATGACTCGACAACGGCTTTCCGAATTTTTAATGGTGAAGGAGATGGCTTTGGCGGTTTTACGGCTGATTATTACGATGGTTTCCTAGTTATTCAGTGGTACAGCGTAGGCGTCTATTCTTTCCAAAAAATGATTATTGATATCTTCCTATCTTTCCCAGAAATCAACGGTATTTATGAAAAAAGACGTTTCCAAGAAGATACTAAAGAAGATTTCGTTGCCGGTCAAAAAGCAACTTTCCCATTGATTATTAAAGAAAATGGTATTAATTATGCCACATACTTAGATGATGGTTGGATGACGGGAATTTTCCTAGATCAGCGTGATGTACGGAGACGTATTAGCGAAGATTACTCAGTATCGAAAAATGTACTGAACACCTTCTCCTATACGGGTGCCTTTTCTGTTGCAGCGTTGTTCGGTGGCGCAAGCAAAACAACTAGTGTTGATGTTGCTGGTCGCTCGCTAAGCAAAACAAAAGAGCAAATGGAGGTGAACGGATTAGATCCAAGTGGGCAGTCTATTATCGTAGAAGATGTTTTCCATTATTTCAAATATGCTGTGCGGAAACAATTGACGTTTGATTTAGTCGTTGTTGACCCGCCAAGCTTTGCCCGTACGAAAAAAGTCACTTTCCGAGCTGCTAAAGATTATCCTGCTTTACTTCGCGAAATTATTGATATCACAGCTCCAAATGGCACAATCATCGCATCTACTAACTATGCCGGCTTTGGAATGAAAGCTTTCAAAAAAATGGTTGCCGAAGCGTTCGAAACAACCGACCGTACGTATAAAATTGTTGAGAGCCACTCTCTCCCAGCAGATTTCACTGTAAATAAAAACTTTCCAGAAGGTAATTATCTAAAAGTACTATTTCTTACTTTGGATATTTAA
- a CDS encoding invasion associated endopeptidase — protein MKKATIAATAGIAVTAFAAPTIASASTVVVEAGDTLWGIAQSKGTTVDAIKKANNLTTDKIVPGQKLQVNEVEAATEKTEKSVSATWLNVRTGAGVDNSIITSIKGGTKVTVETTESNGWHKITYNDGKTGFVNGKYLTDKVASTPVTTTQEVKKEATTQQAAPAAETKTEVKQTTQATTPAPKAAETKETPVVDQNATTYTVKSGDTIWALSVKYGVSVQDIMSWNNLSSSSIYVGQKIAVKQTANTATPKAEVKTEAPAAEKQAAPAVKENTNTATTEKKEVTTEKQTTTKAPAEAAKPAPAPAPAPSKNTNTNTKTSTPSKNTNTNTNANTSQGSTNNASASAIILAEAQKHLGKAYSWGGNGPTTFDCSGYTKYVFAKAGISLPRTSGAQYSSTTRISESQAKPGDLVFFDYGSGISHVGIYVGNGQMINAQDNGVKYDNIHGSGWGKYLVGFGRV, from the coding sequence ATGAAAAAAGCAACTATCGCGGCTACAGCTGGGATTGCGGTAACAGCATTTGCTGCACCAACGATCGCATCCGCAAGCACTGTAGTAGTTGAAGCTGGAGATACTCTTTGGGGTATCGCTCAAAGTAAAGGGACAACTGTTGACGCAATTAAAAAAGCAAACAATTTAACAACTGATAAAATCGTACCAGGTCAAAAATTACAAGTAAATGAAGTTGAGGCTGCTACTGAAAAAACAGAGAAATCTGTTAGTGCAACTTGGCTAAACGTCCGTACTGGCGCTGGTGTTGACAACAGCATTATCACGTCAATCAAAGGCGGAACAAAAGTAACTGTAGAAACAACTGAATCTAACGGTTGGCATAAAATTACTTACAATGATGGAAAAACCGGTTTCGTTAACGGTAAATACTTAACTGACAAAGTAGCAAGCACTCCTGTTACAACTACACAAGAAGTGAAAAAAGAAGCTACTACTCAACAAGCGGCACCTGCTGCTGAAACAAAAACAGAAGTAAAACAAACAACTCAAGCAACTACACCTGCTCCAAAAGCGGCAGAAACTAAAGAAACGCCTGTAGTAGACCAAAACGCTACTACATACACTGTTAAAAGTGGTGACACAATTTGGGCGTTATCCGTAAAATACGGTGTTTCCGTTCAAGACATTATGTCATGGAATAATTTATCTTCTTCTTCTATCTATGTAGGTCAAAAAATTGCTGTTAAACAAACTGCTAACACAGCTACTCCAAAAGCCGAAGTGAAAACTGAAGCTCCAGCAGCTGAAAAACAAGCAGCACCAGCAGTAAAAGAAAATACAAATACTGCCACTACTGAGAAAAAAGAAGTAACAACTGAAAAACAAACAACAACAAAAGCTCCAGCAGAAGCTGCAAAACCAGCACCTGCTCCAGCTCCAGCACCATCTAAAAATACAAACACTAACACGAAGACAAGCACACCATCTAAAAACACAAATACAAACACGAATGCTAATACTAGCCAAGGTTCTACAAACAATGCGAGCGCAAGTGCTATTATCTTAGCCGAAGCTCAAAAACACCTTGGAAAAGCTTATTCATGGGGTGGTAACGGACCAACTACATTTGATTGCTCTGGTTACACTAAATATGTATTTGCTAAAGCTGGTATCTCGCTTCCACGTACTTCTGGCGCGCAATACTCTAGTACTACAAGAATCTCTGAATCCCAAGCAAAACCTGGTGATCTAGTATTCTTCGACTATGGTAGCGGAATTTCTCACGTTGGTATCTACGTTGGTAATGGTCAAATGATTAACGCGCAAGACAATGGCGTTAAATACGATAACATCCACGGCTCTGGCTGGGGTAAATATCTAGTTGGCTTCGGTCGCGTATAA
- the secA2 gene encoding accessory Sec system translocase SecA2: MRQNYDDRKIVKQYREIARQIVKKEGLYRNMDQSELCEQTNFWREKFKTKPMSDRDKINIFALAREAASRVIGLDAVVVQLIGALVLGDGKVAEMKTGEGKTLMSLFVMFIEVMRGNRVHLVTANEYLARRDREEIGQVLEYLGVSVALNESGLDIDQKKGIYTADVIYGTASEFGFDYLRDNMVRQKEDKVQSGLDFVLIDEADSILIDEARTPLLISDRKEEDLSLYHTANELVKKMMKDDYEIEEHKRFVWLNDAGIEKAQKFWHVESLYSAEAQSELRITMLLMRAHFLMHKDKDYVVLDDEVLIIDPHTGRALPGRRFNDGLHQAIEAKEGVEVKEESRTLATITIQNYFRMYKKISGMTGTAKTEEEEFRQIYNMDVVVIPTNLRVNREDMPDDIFYTKKEKGRAIVYEVSWRYEKGQPTLIGTSSIKSNEWISGLLDAAGIPHQVLNAKNHAQEAEIIAKAGKRGMVTLATNMAGRGTDIKLDPDVHKLGGLAVIGTERHESRRIDLQLMGRSGRRGDPGFSKFMISLEDDLLEQFESKSWEKLSTKLKRKAPRDGKPVNSRKIHGVVVNAQKRLEGANYDIRKDLLSYDEVIDLQRKMVYKERDLLLERNKLGVSSEKILREVAEYSFIHPTDVPEEELEKYYSRQKELLGGTKFPISFDQVTLMEPAEVVEEIVSWHKKERNKFPVETIIAIEREVYLNLMDQMWVMHLDAMVQLREGIHLRAYGQQDPLVMYQKEGAQLFEKFQADYHFYFAHALLELDPDGLIQG; this comes from the coding sequence ATGAGACAGAATTATGATGATCGCAAAATAGTAAAACAGTACCGAGAAATAGCCCGGCAAATTGTCAAAAAAGAGGGCTTATATAGAAATATGGACCAATCCGAACTTTGTGAACAAACCAATTTTTGGCGTGAGAAGTTTAAAACAAAACCGATGAGTGATCGAGATAAAATTAATATTTTCGCATTAGCAAGAGAAGCGGCAAGCCGGGTTATTGGTTTAGACGCGGTAGTAGTGCAATTAATTGGGGCGCTTGTTCTTGGGGATGGCAAAGTGGCAGAAATGAAAACCGGTGAAGGTAAAACATTGATGTCGTTATTTGTGATGTTTATAGAAGTAATGCGTGGCAACCGGGTACACCTTGTCACTGCCAATGAATATTTAGCTAGGCGTGACCGGGAAGAAATTGGTCAAGTGCTCGAATATCTAGGTGTTTCAGTTGCTTTAAATGAATCTGGTTTAGACATAGACCAAAAAAAGGGCATATACACTGCAGATGTTATTTACGGCACGGCTTCGGAGTTTGGATTTGATTACTTACGGGACAACATGGTTCGCCAAAAAGAAGATAAAGTACAAAGCGGACTTGATTTTGTTTTAATCGATGAAGCAGATTCGATTTTGATTGATGAAGCGAGAACGCCTTTACTTATTTCTGACCGCAAAGAGGAAGATTTGTCACTTTACCATACAGCGAATGAACTTGTGAAAAAGATGATGAAAGATGATTATGAGATTGAAGAGCATAAACGCTTTGTTTGGTTGAACGATGCGGGAATTGAGAAAGCGCAGAAGTTTTGGCACGTGGAATCACTTTATTCTGCAGAGGCACAGTCTGAGCTACGGATTACGATGTTGTTAATGCGGGCTCATTTCTTAATGCATAAAGATAAAGATTATGTGGTGCTGGATGATGAGGTATTAATTATCGATCCACATACTGGACGTGCACTTCCGGGGCGTCGCTTTAATGACGGGCTTCATCAAGCAATTGAAGCAAAAGAAGGCGTTGAAGTTAAAGAAGAATCGCGCACGCTTGCGACCATTACTATCCAAAATTACTTCCGGATGTATAAGAAAATTTCAGGTATGACAGGAACCGCCAAAACCGAGGAAGAAGAGTTTCGCCAAATATACAATATGGACGTCGTAGTTATTCCGACCAATTTACGCGTAAACCGGGAAGATATGCCGGATGATATTTTTTATACGAAAAAGGAAAAAGGTCGGGCGATTGTTTATGAAGTATCCTGGCGCTATGAAAAAGGGCAGCCGACTTTAATCGGAACTTCTTCTATTAAAAGTAACGAATGGATTAGTGGCTTGCTAGACGCGGCTGGAATTCCGCACCAAGTTCTAAATGCGAAAAACCATGCGCAAGAAGCCGAAATTATTGCGAAGGCAGGAAAACGTGGCATGGTAACGTTAGCTACGAACATGGCTGGTCGGGGAACGGATATTAAGCTGGATCCAGATGTGCATAAACTTGGCGGACTTGCTGTAATTGGGACGGAACGCCATGAAAGTCGCCGTATCGATTTACAACTTATGGGACGTTCTGGTCGACGCGGAGACCCTGGTTTTAGTAAGTTTATGATTTCTTTAGAAGATGATTTATTAGAGCAATTTGAAAGTAAAAGCTGGGAGAAACTTTCCACGAAATTGAAACGAAAAGCACCGCGCGACGGAAAACCAGTTAACTCACGTAAGATCCACGGAGTCGTTGTAAATGCGCAAAAACGCTTAGAAGGAGCCAACTACGATATTCGTAAAGATTTGCTTTCCTATGATGAAGTAATCGATTTACAACGCAAAATGGTTTATAAAGAACGTGATTTATTACTGGAAAGAAATAAGCTTGGTGTATCTTCCGAAAAAATTCTACGCGAAGTCGCTGAATATTCGTTTATTCATCCAACTGATGTTCCAGAAGAAGAGTTGGAGAAATATTATTCACGTCAAAAAGAATTACTTGGTGGAACTAAATTCCCGATTTCTTTTGATCAGGTCACCTTGATGGAGCCAGCAGAAGTGGTGGAGGAAATCGTTTCTTGGCATAAAAAAGAACGCAACAAATTCCCTGTTGAAACGATTATCGCAATCGAACGAGAAGTATATTTGAATTTAATGGACCAAATGTGGGTTATGCACCTAGATGCAATGGTTCAATTGCGCGAAGGAATTCATTTGCGGGCATATGGTCAACAAGATCCACTTGTGATGTATCAAAAAGAAGGGGCGCAATTATTTGAGAAATTCCAAGCGGATTATCATTTCTATTTTGCACATGCATTACTTGAACTTGATCCTGATGGTTTAATCCAAGGCTAA